In Zygosaccharomyces rouxii strain CBS732 chromosome E complete sequence, the DNA window GGTTTAGTTTTAAGGCCCTTCCTAAATGACTGAACTTTTCGTCGATTAACCGCTAGGAAACAGTTCTGCACGAGATAGCCTTTCATTGAAATAAACTTCCACCCTTTAAAACTTCAAACGTCACCTGTTTTCTAGTGTACAATTTTTGTTCCCCATCTTTTGTTAACAAATTCTCTTCTTcgtttttcaatttttcgtTTCTTCTCAATTTATTCTTGTTATTCACTCAATCTTTCCCGGTTAAGTGAATCCTGATCATAAAATATCAGCACTTCTCATAGCGCCATTATGTTGAGCCATTGTGTCTAAACTCGCATCTCTCCTTGGCATTTCAAACTCGTCTTCAGAAAGGTTTTCGTCCCCTTCTCTCACGGGTAAAAAGTTAAACCCTTCACCCACATCGTCGTAGGAATCCATCAATCTGTTTCTAGATTCTGACGGTTGTCTTTGATGAACGCCTGGATAGTTTCTTGGTGGTGTCCCAGCGGACGCAACTGATTCACTATCAGGTGTTAATGAAGTCAAATCATTACCTGCAAACTCTGGATTTCTTTTACCCTTACCGCTGCGTCTTAGTGATAACTTACGCATTACTTTATCTTTGAAAGTAGTTGGTTTATTAATTCCACTTGAAGTGCTGTTCGATCTTTGTTTGGCAGCTCGTAACTCGTCTAACTTCTCGTCGTCCAGCGTAAAGACGTTGACATCATCGGTTTGACTCTTTTGATCACCCAATTGATTTTCCCAATTGTCATTGTGATCCTTAGCAACATTACCAAGAGCTGCTAATTCTGCAGCTACAGAAGCATTCATACCATTGGTACTCTTTAAAGAGAATCTTTGGAATGACCTTCTGTCATCTCCAGCGGGTTTAAATCTGACGTCTGGGTTCTTTGTGAATAGAATCATTACAGTAAATgtcaaaatcatcatcaatagGATGAATGAAAAAGCTGCATTtagaatgaagaaaatccaCCCCATAACTGCAGAGACGGCATAACTTTGTCCGAAAAGATCAGAAAAGAACATAAacaaaaatgaattgatcaaagtCACGGTACTGATAAAGATGTTCATAATGTTTGTGGGGCGATCCAAATATGGTTTGAAGTAGATAATAGCAATGAAATATGCCAAGTCCAAAATGAAGATCAGTAAAGATTGTGCTTGACCAGAGCTTTGAGCGAATCCAATGACAATGGCTTTAACAAACATGTAGGATAAAATAACGATATTCCACCAGTAATGTGTAGCGTTGAACATTGTGTAGAAGAATCCATACTTGTGTAAAACACGTTCATCACCGTAAAGTAAAGCTGCTGAATTGTTATAAACCTCAATGGATCTTTGAGCGAAAAATGTAGTTCTGAATGCTGACCATGCCATTAACCCTACCGCTAAAACGATAAACAGACATGCGATGACAATGACAGCGGGGGAATCTCTTTGAGTAAATTCCCAAAAACTCAAAATAGTCAATTGTGTAAATCCGATATAGATGTAACGTAAAAGAGCACCTTTTAGGACTTGTCTCCAATTTTGTCTAAAATCCACAAATCTGGTTGATTTGATCCATCCACATTTGGCGCTTAATTCCAGTGCATTTTTAGAAGCAATGATAAAGCCTGCGAGTACATATCCGCAGAGAACAAAGAAAGTGAAACCTGTACAAACAACAGCGGTATTTTCAATGTTTACATCATATGCCAATCTTTTAATACCTCTAAAGATCATAACTTGGGAATTACCGTACAGCACATCTTTAGCCcttttgatcaattgtcTGTCTTTGATGTAATCTAAAGATCTCTGTGTAAGAACAGAGATTTTTCTAG includes these proteins:
- a CDS encoding transient receptor potential ion channel family protein (similar to uniprot|Q08967 Saccharomyces cerevisiae YPL221W BOP1 Protein of unknown function overproduction suppresses a pam1 slv3 double null mutation): MRLLMLWWLTTSWLACLATAKRKVFSTSLVTCMENSKLSANTFNVTFNPHDRSLRYTFTMVTDIQDYVLAEMEVYAYGFKVVTKSFNPCNMGWKQFCPLSPGDVQIDSVEYVAKKYTDDIPGITYHVPDIDAYVIVKVYNYQREYLACVQAFFSNGKTVSQTGVKWASAVIAGIGLLLSAVLSTFGNSTAASHISANTMSLFLYFQSVVVVTMEHVHRVPPIAEAWAENLAWSMGLIRITFMQRIFRWYVQSTGGKPSLNLTSRKISVLTQRSLDYIKDRQLIKRAKDVLYGNSQVMIFRGIKRLAYDVNIENTAVVCTGFTFFVLCGYVLAGFIIASKNALELSAKCGWIKSTRFVDFRQNWRQVLKGALLRYIYIGFTQLTILSFWEFTQRDSPAVIVIACLFIVLAVGLMAWSAFRTTFFAQRSIEVYNNSAALLYGDERVLHKYGFFYTMFNATHYWWNIVILSYMFVKAIVIGFAQSSGQAQSLLIFILDLAYFIAIIYFKPYLDRPTNIMNIFISTVTLINSFLFMFFSDLFGQSYAVSAVMGWIFFILNAAFSFILLMMILTFTVMILFTKNPDVRFKPAGDDRRSFQRFSLKSTNGMNASVAAELAALGNVAKDHNDNWENQLGDQKSQTDDVNVFTLDDEKLDELRAAKQRSNSTSSGINKPTTFKDKVMRKLSLRRSGKGKRNPEFAGNDLTSLTPDSESVASAGTPPRNYPGVHQRQPSESRNRLMDSYDDVGEGFNFLPVREGDENLSEDEFEMPRRDASLDTMAQHNGAMRSADIL